A window of Mucilaginibacter paludis DSM 18603 contains these coding sequences:
- a CDS encoding transglycosylase domain-containing protein: MRRLNPKYIRIAGITFLCLFIIGLIAGIIAFSKREKLLRSAISKATAKAKRDYNLDVKIGSAHFSGLSTVSFSGITVVPENRDSLVSISNFEVSVKLWPLLFGNMKLASVKLDNGVLNLSNVKGVKNFDFLFKKKKDTTDTHSGGDISVVANNLINQVLYKIPDELDIKNFTIKFHDDSINVKLLTQYALIKNSNLSSAIIVNNGESTLHFTGKMRPSDKYIDVKFYADNKKVELPFIQKKFGMKLSFDTISTELKKVERSDGETRIYGYWAVKNLLINHPKIASNDIIIPSGSIDANIFIGENYVSIDSSSAIHIKDVTANPYIKYTLKPVKVYEVKLHTDFIDAQKIFSSFPIGTFDALEGIQVAGKLSYNLNFYLDTSKPDDVQFDSSLKQDNFHIVKYGRTDLNKLNGPFVYTPYEKGKPMPSRMIGPSNPDYTPIGKISPYLQHAVMTAEDPTFFKHNGFVEEALRKSIAIDFKEKKFKRGGSTISMQLVKNAFLSRQKTMVRKVEETLIVWMIENTHIISKTRMLEVYFNIIEWAKNVYGVGEASRYYFGKSPSELNLGESIYMASIVPKPKTGLYAFEPDGSLKGYLANYFNSLGSMMAMNGYTQRDSSNYGFYDVRLRSALRQKVATVDTAALDKMNQDDEDNDAVPVVPQPEKKPNFFQRLFGKKDTTNKKEVIDTAGKSKKELRQERREQRRKEKEAKKKLQENGLF, translated from the coding sequence ATGCGCCGTCTCAACCCTAAATATATCCGTATTGCCGGAATAACATTTCTTTGTTTATTTATAATCGGCCTGATAGCTGGCATTATAGCCTTCTCCAAGCGCGAAAAGTTGTTGCGATCTGCTATCAGCAAAGCTACTGCAAAAGCCAAAAGAGATTATAATTTAGATGTAAAAATAGGTTCTGCCCACTTTTCGGGCTTAAGCACGGTGTCTTTTTCCGGAATTACAGTAGTGCCGGAAAACCGGGATAGCCTGGTAAGCATCAGCAATTTTGAGGTAAGTGTAAAATTATGGCCATTGTTGTTTGGTAATATGAAATTGGCATCGGTTAAGCTTGATAACGGCGTATTAAACCTAAGCAACGTAAAGGGCGTAAAGAATTTTGATTTTCTATTTAAAAAGAAAAAAGACACTACCGACACCCATTCGGGAGGGGATATATCTGTTGTGGCCAATAACCTGATTAACCAGGTACTTTATAAAATTCCGGACGAACTCGATATCAAAAACTTTACCATTAAGTTTCACGACGATAGCATCAACGTAAAGCTGTTAACCCAATACGCGCTGATCAAAAACAGCAACCTCAGCTCGGCCATCATAGTCAACAACGGCGAATCAACGCTGCATTTCACCGGCAAAATGCGTCCTTCGGATAAATACATCGATGTTAAATTTTATGCTGACAACAAAAAGGTGGAACTGCCATTTATCCAGAAAAAATTCGGCATGAAGCTTAGTTTCGATACCATCAGCACCGAACTTAAAAAGGTAGAACGCAGCGATGGCGAAACCCGCATTTATGGTTATTGGGCTGTAAAAAACCTGCTGATCAATCATCCTAAAATAGCATCAAACGATATTATCATCCCTTCGGGCTCCATCGATGCTAACATTTTTATAGGCGAAAATTATGTTTCAATCGATAGTTCGTCGGCCATCCATATCAAGGATGTAACTGCCAACCCTTATATTAAATATACCTTAAAACCAGTAAAAGTTTACGAGGTAAAATTGCATACCGATTTTATTGACGCGCAAAAGATTTTTAGTTCTTTCCCGATAGGTACATTCGATGCGCTCGAGGGTATACAGGTTGCCGGAAAATTATCTTACAATCTTAATTTTTACCTGGATACCTCGAAGCCCGACGATGTTCAGTTTGATTCGAGCCTGAAACAGGATAACTTCCACATTGTGAAATATGGCCGTACCGACCTGAATAAACTGAACGGCCCGTTTGTATATACGCCCTACGAAAAAGGCAAGCCGATGCCCTCGCGGATGATTGGCCCATCGAACCCCGATTATACCCCGATCGGAAAGATTTCGCCATACCTGCAACACGCTGTAATGACGGCCGAAGACCCTACCTTTTTTAAACATAACGGTTTTGTTGAAGAAGCCCTGCGCAAATCAATAGCTATCGACTTTAAAGAGAAGAAGTTTAAACGGGGCGGCAGTACCATATCAATGCAGCTGGTAAAAAACGCCTTTTTAAGCAGGCAAAAAACCATGGTGCGTAAGGTAGAAGAAACGCTGATTGTCTGGATGATTGAAAATACGCACATCATATCAAAAACCAGGATGCTGGAAGTATACTTCAACATTATTGAATGGGCCAAAAATGTTTACGGCGTAGGTGAGGCATCCCGTTATTACTTTGGCAAAAGCCCATCTGAGCTTAACCTTGGCGAAAGTATTTATATGGCGAGCATTGTACCCAAGCCCAAAACCGGCTTATACGCGTTTGAGCCTGACGGTAGCCTGAAGGGTTACCTGGCCAATTATTTTAACAGCCTTGGCAGCATGATGGCAATGAACGGTTATACTCAGCGCGATAGCAGCAACTACGGCTTTTACGATGTAAGGCTCCGGTCGGCATTAAGGCAAAAGGTGGCTACAGTTGATACTGCCGCGCTGGATAAGATGAACCAGGACGATGAGGATAACGATGCCGTCCCGGTAGTACCGCAGCCCGAAAAGAAACCTAATTTTTTTCAGCGCCTGTTTGGTAAAAAAGATACTACCAATAAAAAAGAGGTAATTGATACCGCAGGCAAGAGCAAAAAAGAACTTCGCCAGGAAAGACGCGAACAGCGCCGTAAAGAAAAAGAAGCCAAGAAAAAACTCCAGGAAAACGGGCTTTTTTAG
- a CDS encoding NAD(P)H-dependent oxidoreductase produces the protein MSLIEKLNWRYATKKFDHTKKLSAEQLESLLSAVQLAPSSMGLQPYRILVVEDAEIREQLREAGYGQQQITQASQLIVFAAETNLDEDFGKKYIDRIAEVREIGREHLAAFEQMVLASVNGQGEGEKIVWAHKQAYIALGVLLTAAADMNIDACPMEGFLAGKFDEILGLKEKGLTTSVIATIGFRAEDDSYSKLAKVRRPKSDLFIHI, from the coding sequence ATGTCTCTGATAGAAAAATTAAACTGGCGCTATGCCACCAAAAAATTTGACCACACTAAAAAGTTAAGTGCTGAACAATTAGAAAGTTTGTTAAGTGCAGTTCAGTTGGCTCCATCATCAATGGGTTTACAACCTTACCGGATATTGGTTGTTGAAGACGCCGAGATCCGTGAGCAATTACGCGAGGCCGGTTACGGTCAGCAACAAATAACCCAGGCTTCACAACTGATTGTATTTGCTGCCGAAACTAACCTTGACGAAGATTTTGGAAAGAAGTATATAGACCGCATAGCCGAAGTACGCGAGATTGGCCGCGAACACCTTGCCGCTTTTGAACAAATGGTTTTAGCGAGTGTTAACGGTCAGGGCGAAGGTGAGAAAATTGTTTGGGCGCACAAACAAGCCTATATTGCCTTAGGCGTGTTGTTAACCGCTGCTGCCGACATGAACATTGACGCATGCCCCATGGAAGGTTTCCTGGCAGGTAAGTTTGATGAAATATTGGGCTTGAAAGAAAAAGGATTAACCACATCGGTTATCGCTACAATCGGTTTCCGTGCCGAGGACGACAGCTATAGTAAATTAGCCAAAGTACGCAGGCCTAAATCGGATTTGTTTATCCATATCTAA
- a CDS encoding HNH endonuclease family protein, with protein sequence MIKINRTGKPSVLQKKETIWVEKIKNASSADERHKAISKYRHPEIKAFLSEMFNGKCAFCESYIENVDYGDIEHFKPKAKFPYEAVIWENLLLSCKKCNGAGQKGDEWPLESEGGLLINPCEEDPNDFFSFEFDAETLVSIVKPKNKRGETSERIYGLNKQTLIKDRNQKVRIFVFLASYYNIDPRARTFLDEFIETSGEYSAFAKMIKEKYVDNASENNQQR encoded by the coding sequence ATGATAAAAATAAATAGAACAGGAAAACCATCTGTTTTACAAAAGAAGGAAACTATTTGGGTAGAAAAAATCAAAAATGCCTCATCTGCGGATGAACGACATAAAGCTATTAGCAAATACCGCCATCCTGAGATAAAAGCATTTTTAAGCGAAATGTTTAATGGAAAATGCGCTTTTTGTGAGTCTTATATTGAAAATGTCGACTATGGTGATATCGAACATTTTAAACCTAAAGCAAAATTTCCTTACGAAGCAGTAATTTGGGAGAATTTGCTATTGTCTTGCAAAAAGTGTAATGGTGCCGGGCAGAAAGGAGACGAGTGGCCATTAGAAAGTGAGGGAGGATTGTTAATTAACCCTTGTGAAGAGGATCCTAATGATTTTTTTTCGTTTGAGTTTGATGCAGAAACCCTTGTTTCGATTGTTAAACCTAAAAATAAACGTGGAGAGACATCCGAAAGAATTTATGGACTAAATAAGCAAACACTAATTAAGGACAGGAATCAAAAAGTAAGAATATTCGTCTTCTTAGCGAGCTATTATAATATTGATCCGAGAGCAAGAACTTTTTTAGATGAATTTATAGAAACTTCAGGGGAATATTCGGCCTTTGCAAAAATGATTAAAGAAAAATACGTTGATAACGCTTCTGAGAATAATCAACAGCGCTGA
- a CDS encoding AAA family ATPase, whose protein sequence is MWVEEISLDNIKCFEKQTIKLGTKKEPYPWINLLGENGTGKSTILQALSLLLAGPEGAAQLLKPDGWLKDNFKPGKMTIVLHQGLNDPGQYGNEKKERKMFRYTFYVTGSEKLTINNKTFTEPIITEDTNSRVIPWLRENALLPKGKGWFGAGYGAFRRLTRANRILVPSLQTPLRYTNFFTQFREDQALEAFETWMVYLDYRISKSDDSIAKKQKEWGIKAINKLLPEGNSFDSIDGNGRIWFKVQGSKVSTVALSDGFRSVLALAGDLIWRLIEAFPLSDDPLNEEGVVLIDELDIHLHPTWQRTIAGLLRQTFPGMQFIMATHSPLIAAGSGEDAVTYRFYRKDNNTIVEEIKNIHALSVDKILQSEAFGLISPFSPETQNKLDRYFQLKKKKTLNNSEQTELDLAIPLVREALGELPNENSLDFKVQEFLMDKLNDKNK, encoded by the coding sequence ATGTGGGTAGAAGAGATTTCTTTGGACAATATTAAGTGCTTTGAAAAGCAGACCATTAAATTAGGCACAAAAAAAGAACCATATCCCTGGATTAATCTGTTAGGAGAAAATGGTACCGGAAAAAGCACCATATTACAAGCGTTGTCTTTGCTATTAGCTGGCCCTGAGGGAGCTGCACAGCTTCTAAAACCTGATGGATGGCTAAAAGATAATTTTAAACCAGGAAAAATGACCATTGTATTACATCAGGGACTAAATGATCCTGGACAGTATGGCAATGAGAAAAAAGAGCGGAAAATGTTTAGATACACTTTTTATGTTACAGGAAGTGAAAAACTGACAATAAATAACAAAACATTTACAGAGCCTATAATTACAGAGGATACCAATAGCAGAGTTATACCTTGGTTGAGGGAAAATGCTCTGTTGCCAAAAGGGAAAGGGTGGTTTGGTGCAGGATATGGAGCTTTTAGGCGACTCACTCGTGCTAATAGGATATTAGTACCTTCCCTGCAAACCCCATTGCGCTATACAAACTTTTTCACGCAGTTTAGAGAGGACCAAGCGTTAGAAGCGTTTGAAACTTGGATGGTATATCTGGATTATAGAATATCAAAATCTGATGATTCAATAGCAAAAAAACAAAAAGAGTGGGGTATTAAGGCAATTAATAAATTACTACCAGAGGGAAATTCATTTGATTCTATCGACGGTAACGGACGGATTTGGTTTAAAGTACAAGGTTCAAAAGTTTCCACCGTAGCATTGTCTGATGGTTTTAGAAGCGTATTAGCACTTGCAGGAGATTTAATTTGGAGATTAATTGAAGCATTTCCATTGAGTGATGATCCGTTAAATGAAGAGGGGGTTGTTCTGATCGATGAGTTAGATATACACCTGCACCCGACATGGCAAAGAACAATTGCAGGTTTGTTGAGACAAACTTTTCCTGGAATGCAGTTTATTATGGCTACGCACAGTCCACTAATTGCTGCCGGATCTGGTGAAGATGCCGTTACATACCGTTTTTATCGTAAAGATAATAACACTATTGTAGAGGAGATAAAAAACATTCATGCATTAAGTGTCGACAAAATTCTACAAAGTGAGGCATTTGGACTGATTTCTCCTTTTTCTCCTGAGACGCAAAATAAATTAGACAGGTACTTTCAATTGAAAAAAAAGAAAACACTTAATAATTCCGAACAAACAGAATTGGATCTTGCGATCCCATTAGTGAGAGAGGCTTTAGGTGAGCTGCCTAATGAGAACTCATTAGATTTTAAAGTTCAGGAATTTCTTATGGATAAATTAAATGATAAAAATAAATAG
- a CDS encoding ABC transporter ATP-binding protein, with product MSTVPLIQIRNLSKSYGSKMVLKHLTLDIFPGQVIGYIGPNGAGKSTTVKILTGLIPDFEGEVIVNGLNMAQNPQDIKRLMGYVPENAEIYEVLTPMEYLDFIGKLYDMEEDVVTERAQKLLGAFGLSANLNDRMDTFSKGMKQKVLLISGIIHNPQIIVLDEPLSGLDANAVITVKELIVRLSQEGKTIFYCSHMMDVVEKVSDRILLINKGEIVADGTFESLKQNHSDTLEQIFAKLTGRDTSSHETDAIMNAFD from the coding sequence ATGAGTACCGTACCACTGATCCAGATCCGTAATCTTTCCAAATCATACGGATCAAAAATGGTTTTAAAGCATTTAACGCTCGATATTTTTCCGGGTCAGGTGATAGGCTACATCGGGCCGAACGGGGCAGGTAAATCAACAACGGTAAAAATTTTGACCGGCCTTATCCCCGATTTTGAGGGCGAGGTAATTGTTAATGGCCTTAACATGGCGCAAAACCCGCAGGACATTAAACGTTTAATGGGTTATGTGCCCGAAAATGCCGAGATATATGAGGTGCTTACGCCGATGGAATACCTCGATTTTATAGGCAAGCTATATGATATGGAAGAGGATGTAGTAACCGAACGTGCACAAAAACTATTGGGGGCCTTTGGCCTGAGCGCTAATTTGAACGACAGGATGGATACCTTCTCTAAAGGGATGAAGCAAAAGGTGCTGCTCATTTCGGGCATTATCCACAACCCGCAGATTATTGTGTTGGATGAACCGCTTTCGGGGCTGGACGCTAACGCCGTAATTACCGTGAAAGAATTAATTGTGCGCCTTTCGCAAGAAGGCAAAACCATATTTTATTGCTCGCACATGATGGATGTAGTTGAAAAAGTATCCGATAGGATATTGCTGATTAACAAAGGCGAGATTGTTGCCGACGGTACCTTTGAGTCGCTCAAGCAGAACCACAGTGATACGCTGGAGCAGATTTTTGCCAAATTAACCGGTCGTGATACTTCAAGTCATGAAACCGATGCCATTATGAACGCTTTTGACTGA
- a CDS encoding ribosomal maturation YjgA family protein, translated as MKGLIRTPAIIYIFLIILSIILGFLSRMVTSVPLWVGDVLWATMVFFMVRFIFINQALKQVVIISLLFCYGIELSQLYQAEWINQIRQTTFGKLVLGQVFSWGDMLCYTVGIVIGALIMKMIGANKNNSFLNG; from the coding sequence TTGAAAGGCCTTATCCGCACTCCCGCAATAATATATATTTTCCTGATCATTCTATCCATTATCCTCGGCTTTTTATCCCGAATGGTTACGAGTGTTCCGCTTTGGGTGGGCGATGTATTGTGGGCAACTATGGTGTTTTTTATGGTTCGGTTTATTTTTATTAATCAAGCTTTAAAGCAAGTGGTCATCATCAGCTTATTGTTTTGTTATGGCATAGAGCTTAGCCAGCTTTACCAGGCAGAATGGATCAACCAGATCAGGCAAACTACGTTTGGTAAACTGGTATTGGGGCAGGTGTTTTCGTGGGGCGATATGTTGTGTTACACGGTGGGCATAGTTATCGGCGCTTTAATTATGAAGATGATCGGTGCTAATAAAAATAACAGCTTCCTGAACGGATAG
- a CDS encoding YcxB family protein — protein sequence MNSFTIQSQLLKREYLKLHYQLMFARAWMLCMCVFAGLFIVFSTGLFVTHNYAIFDSDLYYYGLMVTIWTILIIIIPLITVPLSFKSNQMLQEATSYEFTEEGVNVTGESFTSLYKWAKIYKIKGVNGWILLYQSHRSANIIKVGLDNGTDIRALKDYLKQSGFKIKIQL from the coding sequence ATGAACAGTTTTACAATTCAGTCACAACTTTTAAAAAGGGAATATCTTAAACTACATTACCAGCTTATGTTTGCCAGGGCCTGGATGTTATGTATGTGTGTATTTGCAGGGCTGTTTATAGTTTTTTCCACAGGGCTGTTTGTAACACACAACTACGCCATTTTTGATTCTGACCTCTATTATTACGGGCTAATGGTAACTATTTGGACTATATTAATCATCATAATTCCGTTAATCACGGTGCCACTAAGCTTTAAAAGTAACCAGATGCTGCAGGAAGCAACCAGCTACGAGTTTACAGAGGAGGGTGTAAATGTTACCGGCGAATCATTTACATCTCTTTATAAATGGGCTAAAATTTATAAGATCAAAGGAGTGAACGGCTGGATATTATTATATCAAAGCCACAGGTCGGCAAATATTATTAAAGTTGGTTTGGATAACGGCACGGACATCAGGGCTCTGAAAGATTACCTGAAGCAAAGCGGGTTTAAAATAAAAATTCAGTTGTAA
- a CDS encoding YifB family Mg chelatase-like AAA ATPase: MLVKTFGSAVYGIEATTITVEVNIASGTKYSIVGLPDNAVKESYFRIQSSLKNCGYHMPRQQVIVNMAPADIKKEGSSYDLTIATGVLAASNQITPDELDKYLIMGELSLDGGLQPIKGALPIAIQARKEGFKGFILPKQNAREAAIVSDLEVFGVESITEVVGFFNGTVQLKAEIVNTREEFYNSVNNYDSDFSEVRGQENIKRALEIAAAGGHNVILIGPPGAGKTMLARRLPSILPPLSLQESLETTKIHSVAGKLSASDALVTVRPFRSPHHTISDVALVGGGTNPQPGEISLAHNGVLFLDELPEFKRTVLEVMRQPLEERRVTISRARMSVDYPSSFMLIASMNPCPCGYYNHPEKECVCPPGMVQKYLSKISGPLLDRIDLHVEVTPVNFTELSSDRLAEKSEGIRERVIRARDVQIARFGSQQGLHSNAQMSTKMVRDLCKIDTAGQTLLKKAMEKLGLSARAYDRILKVSRTIADLAGSENIEMEHLAEAIHYRSLDRENWAG, from the coding sequence TTGTTAGTTAAAACCTTTGGCAGCGCTGTTTACGGAATTGAGGCCACAACCATTACAGTTGAAGTTAATATTGCATCGGGCACTAAGTATTCTATAGTCGGCTTGCCGGATAATGCCGTTAAGGAAAGCTATTTCCGGATACAGTCGTCGTTAAAAAACTGTGGTTACCACATGCCGAGGCAGCAGGTAATTGTAAATATGGCACCGGCAGATATCAAGAAAGAAGGCTCATCGTACGACCTCACCATAGCCACCGGTGTTTTGGCGGCATCTAACCAGATTACGCCTGACGAATTGGACAAGTATTTGATTATGGGCGAGCTCTCGCTCGATGGCGGGCTACAGCCCATTAAAGGCGCTTTGCCCATTGCTATCCAGGCCCGCAAAGAAGGGTTTAAAGGTTTTATCCTGCCAAAACAAAACGCGCGGGAAGCCGCTATTGTAAGCGATCTGGAAGTTTTTGGCGTTGAAAGCATCACGGAGGTCGTCGGCTTTTTTAACGGGACCGTTCAGCTAAAGGCCGAAATTGTGAATACCCGCGAAGAGTTTTATAACAGCGTTAACAATTACGACAGCGATTTTTCGGAAGTACGCGGGCAAGAGAATATTAAACGCGCCTTAGAAATTGCCGCCGCAGGCGGCCACAACGTGATACTGATTGGTCCGCCGGGAGCGGGTAAAACCATGCTGGCCCGCAGGCTCCCTTCCATACTGCCGCCCTTAAGTTTGCAGGAATCCTTAGAAACTACCAAGATCCATTCGGTAGCCGGGAAGCTTTCGGCAAGTGATGCGCTGGTTACTGTAAGGCCCTTCCGCTCACCGCACCACACCATCAGTGATGTGGCTTTGGTTGGCGGAGGCACCAATCCACAGCCCGGCGAAATATCGCTGGCACATAACGGTGTTTTGTTTTTGGATGAATTGCCCGAGTTTAAGCGCACGGTGCTCGAAGTAATGCGCCAGCCGCTGGAAGAACGCCGGGTAACCATATCGCGTGCGCGGATGTCGGTCGATTATCCCTCCAGCTTTATGTTGATAGCCAGTATGAATCCCTGCCCTTGCGGTTATTATAATCATCCCGAAAAGGAATGTGTTTGCCCTCCGGGGATGGTACAAAAATACCTGAGCAAAATATCGGGTCCGCTGCTGGACAGGATAGACCTGCATGTTGAAGTAACACCGGTAAACTTTACCGAACTATCATCAGACAGGCTGGCCGAAAAAAGCGAAGGCATCCGCGAGCGGGTGATTAGGGCAAGGGATGTACAAATAGCCCGGTTTGGCTCCCAGCAGGGATTACACTCTAATGCCCAAATGAGTACCAAAATGGTGCGCGACCTATGCAAGATAGATACAGCAGGCCAAACCTTACTGAAAAAGGCGATGGAGAAACTGGGCCTCTCGGCGCGTGCCTATGACCGTATCCTGAAAGTTTCCAGAACCATTGCCGACCTTGCCGGAAGCGAGAACATTGAAATGGAACACTTGGCCGAAGCCATCCATTACCGAAGTTTGGACAGGGAGAATTGGGCGGGATAA
- a CDS encoding helix-turn-helix domain-containing protein, with amino-acid sequence MQHINIPQAIKKHPQTACDDIAFVLYKEHSQAQKNRVIFNCNVISFVVNGVKDIYKSSQRTIINTGEAVLITEGHSIIAEHSLNRSEYSSILILFPTRYLVDFLNRTDISPKPGELFDADNQLVKFKQTPYQAGYLQSLLHIIQHQPSIPTALGKHKLEELFLSIPAEHLSEMASVFKPLIDTRELSLKKLVENNLVNNLTLDEIAFLANKSLSSFKRDFEKAYGLSPGKYIRERKLQIASAELMQGKRVSELYVDLGYESASNFTSAFKKQFGLTPKQYQLQAK; translated from the coding sequence ATGCAGCACATCAATATTCCGCAAGCGATAAAAAAGCATCCGCAAACTGCTTGTGATGATATTGCTTTTGTGCTATATAAAGAGCATTCACAAGCTCAAAAGAACCGGGTGATTTTTAATTGTAATGTGATCAGTTTTGTGGTTAATGGCGTAAAGGATATTTATAAATCATCACAACGGACCATTATTAATACCGGAGAGGCAGTTTTGATCACCGAAGGGCACAGCATCATCGCCGAGCATTCGCTCAACCGGTCGGAGTACAGCAGCATCCTGATTTTGTTTCCGACGCGTTATTTAGTTGATTTTTTAAACCGGACCGATATATCGCCAAAGCCCGGAGAATTATTTGATGCGGATAACCAGCTGGTAAAATTTAAGCAAACACCTTACCAGGCCGGTTATCTGCAAAGTTTGCTGCACATTATTCAGCACCAGCCAAGCATCCCAACTGCCCTGGGCAAACATAAGCTTGAAGAGCTTTTTTTGAGCATCCCTGCCGAACATCTCAGCGAAATGGCCTCGGTTTTTAAACCATTGATTGATACCCGCGAACTTTCGCTCAAAAAACTGGTTGAAAATAACCTGGTGAATAATTTAACATTAGACGAGATTGCTTTTTTAGCCAACAAAAGTTTATCGTCCTTTAAGCGCGATTTTGAAAAAGCATACGGCCTTAGCCCGGGCAAGTACATCCGCGAGCGCAAATTACAAATCGCTTCCGCCGAGCTGATGCAAGGAAAACGGGTAAGCGAATTGTATGTTGATTTGGGCTACGAGAGCGCGTCCAACTTTACATCGGCCTTTAAAAAGCAATTCGGCTTAACACCTAAGCAATATCAGCTCCAGGCCAAATAA
- a CDS encoding YbhB/YbcL family Raf kinase inhibitor-like protein, with protein MRTLFHFLFFMLIADATVNAQTFTLKSNDLGGQFSNEFTLNGFGCTGANKSPQLYWQNAPKETRSFAITIHDPAAPTGSGWWHWVVFDIPATVSELKQNAGNNQEHLLPQTAIQSITDFGQPGYGGPCPPVGDAPHPYIITVYALKTAKLGLDKNASPAYVGFAISNNLISKASLIVYYKR; from the coding sequence ATGAGAACTTTATTTCACTTTCTTTTTTTTATGCTGATCGCGGATGCGACAGTAAATGCGCAAACCTTTACCCTGAAAAGCAACGACCTCGGCGGGCAGTTCAGCAATGAGTTTACCCTGAATGGTTTCGGTTGTACGGGCGCCAACAAATCGCCGCAGTTATACTGGCAAAACGCACCTAAAGAAACCAGGAGCTTCGCCATCACCATTCACGACCCTGCCGCACCTACCGGCAGCGGATGGTGGCATTGGGTGGTATTTGATATCCCGGCCACGGTAAGCGAGTTAAAACAAAACGCGGGCAATAACCAGGAACACCTGTTACCGCAAACGGCTATCCAGAGCATTACAGATTTTGGCCAACCAGGCTACGGCGGCCCCTGCCCACCGGTTGGCGATGCGCCGCATCCGTACATTATAACGGTTTACGCTTTAAAAACGGCCAAACTGGGCCTAGATAAAAATGCTTCACCGGCTTATGTTGGGTTTGCCATCAGCAATAACCTGATCAGCAAAGCATCGCTCATTGTATATTATAAACGGTAA